Proteins from a single region of Parvularculales bacterium:
- a CDS encoding glycine--tRNA ligase subunit alpha: MFGVTERQPAMVGTQSSAPPGSQSATSSFQALILTLHHYWSAVGCVLLQSYDMEMGAGTFHPATTLRALGPKPWRAAYVQPSRRPADGRYGDNPNRLQHYYQYQVMLKPSPDDIQDLYLKSLEFIGIDMHRHDIRFVEDDWESPTLGAAGLGWEVWCDGMEVSQFTYFQQMCGQECYPVSGEITYGLERLSMYAQEVDNVFDLDFNGAGLRYGDIFRQAEREYSYWNFEVADTEILKKHFAHAEQECHRILKREGMILAYPAYDQCIKASHLFNVLDARGVVSATARRDYIARVRALAVACGEAFLKTEAGGSG, encoded by the coding sequence ATGTTTGGCGTCACAGAGAGGCAGCCCGCCATGGTCGGTACGCAAAGTTCAGCGCCACCAGGGTCACAGTCGGCGACCTCTTCTTTTCAGGCACTTATTCTTACTCTACATCACTATTGGAGTGCGGTAGGGTGCGTTTTGTTGCAATCTTATGATATGGAAATGGGAGCTGGTACGTTTCATCCGGCTACGACGTTGCGGGCGTTGGGGCCGAAGCCTTGGCGAGCAGCTTATGTGCAGCCATCCCGTCGACCTGCAGATGGGCGCTATGGGGATAACCCCAATCGGCTTCAGCATTATTATCAATATCAGGTGATGTTAAAACCTTCGCCGGATGACATTCAAGATCTATATCTGAAGTCTCTGGAGTTTATCGGCATTGATATGCATCGCCATGATATCCGCTTTGTGGAAGACGACTGGGAGAGTCCTACACTGGGTGCAGCGGGGCTAGGCTGGGAGGTCTGGTGTGATGGTATGGAGGTGAGTCAGTTTACCTATTTTCAACAGATGTGTGGTCAAGAGTGTTATCCGGTGTCCGGGGAGATTACGTATGGGTTAGAGCGTCTCTCTATGTATGCTCAGGAGGTGGATAATGTCTTTGATCTCGATTTTAACGGGGCGGGTCTTAGGTATGGCGATATCTTTCGTCAGGCTGAGCGGGAATACAGTTATTGGAACTTTGAGGTAGCAGACACGGAGATCTTGAAGAAGCATTTTGCCCATGCAGAGCAAGAATGTCATCGTATTCTTAAGCGTGAAGGAATGATTCTGGCATATCCGGCATATGACCAATGTATCAAGGCCTCTCATTTATTTAATGTTCTGGATGCTCGTGGTGTTGTATCGGCAACGGCGCGTCGGGATTATATTGCTCGTGTGCGGGCTTTGGCGGTTGCTTGTGGGGAGGCTTTTCTGAAGACGGAGGCAGGCGGTAGTGGCTGA
- the glyS gene encoding glycine--tRNA ligase subunit beta translates to MADLLLELYSEEIPACMQVAAREQLQRMVKMRLEVEGLGYGDVRSYVTPRRLAVSVADLAGVAPAVRQERRGPRVDAPNKAIEGFLRSTGLMRKQLEVREGPKGPVYFAVIERAVRPAAKVIAEMVPEIIHGFDWPKSMVWTKSAIKSGECLKWVRPLRGVLCILNGQPISFEVEGLTSDSATVGHRFMAPASISVKSVAEWQKKLEISFVMVEVEARRKHILKQARALAEGKSCRLVDNERLLDEVVGLVEWPVVLIGSIDETYMRLPKEILVNVMEKHQKYMVVSVPETGELAPYFIVVSNLETSDKGATVVKGNERVLRARLEDARFAFERDKSRTPQELREHLKMLDFYPGLGSLYDKTRRMISLARVVGNSVGLAGSQAMIAARYAKLDLVSSTVEEFPSLQGVMGGILMSNWGESDLLATAIREHYKPLNPRDGIPTTLLGQIIALADKLDTLFKFQSINEMPTGSGDPNGLRRATLGIIRIMLEGEEALSKLSLRGLSAQYDGVDENKVLDFIYDRLKIHLRGQGFRHDIIDSVFTSNFEDSIASCVERIKVLSVFLKTEDGESLLAIYRRAINILTIEEKKDKTRYDSEPNSALFSEQAEYDLDQQVTQLASDIGSGKGFEEDVWSLAKLRSPVDNFFANVMVNASEKNIRENRLRLLAQIRSILDRVADFSRLELHS, encoded by the coding sequence GTGGCTGATTTGTTACTGGAGCTGTACTCGGAGGAGATACCGGCATGTATGCAGGTGGCAGCACGGGAGCAGTTACAACGGATGGTTAAAATGCGCCTTGAAGTTGAGGGCTTGGGGTATGGAGATGTGCGTTCTTATGTTACTCCGCGTCGGTTAGCGGTATCGGTTGCGGATCTCGCGGGAGTGGCTCCTGCAGTACGTCAGGAGCGTCGAGGGCCGAGGGTGGATGCACCAAATAAAGCGATTGAGGGGTTTTTGCGCTCAACGGGACTAATGCGGAAGCAGTTGGAGGTACGTGAGGGGCCTAAAGGGCCTGTTTATTTTGCTGTTATAGAGAGGGCGGTGCGTCCAGCAGCAAAGGTGATTGCAGAGATGGTACCGGAGATTATCCATGGATTTGATTGGCCGAAGTCCATGGTTTGGACAAAATCCGCGATCAAAAGTGGAGAGTGTTTAAAGTGGGTGCGACCTCTGCGGGGTGTTTTGTGTATTTTGAATGGACAACCGATTTCCTTTGAGGTAGAGGGGCTTACAAGTGATTCTGCAACAGTTGGGCATCGCTTTATGGCTCCAGCAAGCATAAGTGTTAAGAGTGTTGCTGAGTGGCAGAAGAAACTTGAGATCTCTTTCGTGATGGTAGAAGTTGAAGCCCGCCGCAAGCACATTCTAAAGCAAGCTCGTGCCTTGGCGGAAGGCAAGAGTTGCCGACTTGTGGATAACGAACGTCTTTTAGATGAGGTTGTAGGGTTGGTAGAATGGCCCGTCGTCTTGATAGGCTCTATTGACGAAACCTATATGAGGTTGCCGAAGGAGATTTTGGTAAACGTGATGGAGAAGCATCAAAAATATATGGTGGTGAGTGTTCCAGAGACCGGTGAGTTGGCACCATATTTCATTGTGGTTTCTAATCTGGAGACGTCTGATAAAGGGGCAACTGTAGTAAAGGGTAATGAGCGTGTGTTGCGGGCGCGTCTTGAGGATGCCCGCTTTGCCTTTGAGAGGGATAAATCCCGCACACCACAGGAATTAAGAGAACATTTGAAGATGCTGGATTTTTATCCCGGCCTTGGCAGTCTGTATGATAAAACTAGGCGGATGATAAGTCTGGCGCGTGTGGTAGGGAATAGTGTGGGTTTAGCGGGGTCTCAGGCCATGATAGCTGCCCGGTATGCCAAGTTGGATTTAGTGAGTAGCACCGTTGAAGAGTTTCCCAGTCTTCAGGGTGTTATGGGCGGTATTTTGATGTCAAACTGGGGGGAATCAGATCTTCTGGCAACGGCCATAAGGGAGCATTATAAACCTTTGAATCCGAGGGATGGGATACCCACAACACTGCTGGGTCAAATTATAGCGCTGGCGGACAAGCTTGATACGTTGTTTAAGTTTCAAAGTATAAATGAAATGCCAACCGGTTCTGGTGACCCTAATGGTTTACGTAGGGCAACGCTGGGGATCATACGTATTATGCTGGAGGGAGAGGAGGCACTGAGTAAGTTATCGTTACGTGGTTTGAGTGCTCAATATGATGGGGTAGATGAAAACAAAGTCTTGGATTTTATCTATGACCGATTGAAAATCCATTTGCGCGGGCAAGGCTTTCGCCATGATATTATTGACTCTGTGTTTACCTCTAACTTTGAAGATAGCATTGCCTCATGTGTTGAGCGTATTAAGGTTCTCTCAGTTTTTCTCAAAACAGAGGATGGTGAAAGCCTGCTTGCAATCTACCGACGTGCGATCAACATTCTCACCATTGAAGAAAAGAAGGATAAAACGCGATATGATAGTGAACCGAATTCTGCACTATTCTCTGAACAAGCCGAATATGATCTAGATCAGCAAGTAACACAGCTGGCATCGGATATAGGCTCAGGTAAAGGATTTGAGGAAGATGTCTGGTCTCTAGCCAAGCTACGTTCGCCGGTGGATAATTTCTTTGCAAACGTTATGGTTAATGCATCGGAAAAAAATATCAGAGAAAATCGGTTGCGGTTGTTGGCTCAAATACGATCAATTCTTGATAGGGTGGCAGACTTCTCTCGTCTGGAGCTACACTCATGA
- the ppdK gene encoding pyruvate, phosphate dikinase, with the protein MMADKWVYTFGGGTAEGNAAMRDLLGGKGANLAEMCALGLPVPPGFTITTAVCALWQDKGGVYPSGLEEQVNVALTQTGNIVGGSFGDEENPLLVSVRSGSRASMPGMMDTVLNLGLNDETVQALARASQDERFAQDAYRRFIQMYANVVMGVPHYTLEETLEVYKEDNGLLMDTDLEADDWRALVEMYKVLVAQEAGRVFPQDVREQLWGAIGAVFNSWDNERARTYRLLNDIPEEWGTAVNVQAMVFGNKGDDSATGVAFTRNPSTGEKSFFGEFLINAQGEDVVSGIRTPHHLTKAGRETHGSKALSMEEVMPGPFNELVEIYKRLEVHYRDMQDMEFTVQEGVLWILQTRAGKRTTRAALKIAVDMVDEGLINKAEAVRRIAPSSLEQLLHPALDPDASREVIATGLPASPGAASGEIVFHAGRAEDLARQGRKVILVRVETSPEDIHGMHVAEGILTTRGGMTSHAAVVARGMGKPCVSGAGLLQVDYGEEILRAGDLVFRGGDLITIDGTAGQVLKGEVPREPVSLSEDFERLMAWADGYRRMKVRANAETQGDVETALRFGAEGIGLCRTEHMFFDQNRILTVRRMILARNEEERRGPLAEILPMQRDDFTILFRHMVGLPVTIRLLDPPLHEFLPRTSEEVQEIANALGISPAEARQKVASLSEYNPMLGHRGCRLGISFPDIYEMQARAIFEAAHIVMQETGEVIIPEIIIPLVAMREEFDALKECIAEVACTVAQECNTSVEYLVGVMIELPRAALRAGDIARSAAFFSFGTNDLTQTVYGISRDDSAGFLNDYAARNIMARDPFVSLDTEGVGELVSLALERGRAARSDLKAGICGEHGGDADSIHFCEEIGLDYVSCSPYRIPIARLAAAHAALNKDNLLRDATE; encoded by the coding sequence ATGATGGCTGATAAATGGGTTTATACATTTGGCGGCGGTACAGCAGAAGGCAATGCTGCTATGCGTGATTTATTGGGAGGTAAGGGGGCTAATCTTGCCGAAATGTGCGCCCTTGGTTTGCCTGTGCCACCAGGGTTTACCATCACTACGGCGGTATGTGCTTTGTGGCAAGATAAAGGAGGTGTATATCCATCTGGTCTTGAGGAGCAAGTAAATGTAGCATTAACTCAGACAGGTAACATTGTTGGCGGTAGTTTTGGGGATGAAGAGAATCCGCTTTTAGTCTCGGTGCGGTCTGGCTCACGGGCCTCTATGCCCGGTATGATGGATACAGTGCTTAACCTTGGACTAAATGACGAAACAGTTCAAGCGCTGGCACGTGCTTCGCAAGATGAACGCTTCGCCCAAGATGCCTATCGGCGCTTTATTCAGATGTACGCCAATGTTGTCATGGGCGTTCCTCATTACACCCTTGAAGAAACTCTGGAGGTATACAAAGAAGACAACGGCCTTTTGATGGACACAGATCTGGAGGCCGATGATTGGCGAGCGCTTGTTGAGATGTATAAAGTGTTGGTAGCACAAGAAGCTGGGCGGGTTTTTCCTCAAGATGTCAGAGAGCAATTGTGGGGTGCTATTGGTGCTGTGTTTAACTCATGGGATAATGAGAGGGCACGTACCTACCGCCTTTTGAATGATATTCCTGAAGAGTGGGGTACAGCGGTGAACGTGCAAGCCATGGTGTTTGGTAACAAGGGAGATGATAGTGCTACTGGTGTTGCGTTTACGCGTAATCCATCAACAGGTGAAAAAAGTTTTTTTGGCGAGTTTCTCATCAATGCTCAAGGCGAGGATGTGGTGTCCGGTATTCGTACCCCTCATCATTTGACCAAAGCGGGCCGCGAGACTCATGGTAGCAAGGCACTTTCTATGGAAGAGGTGATGCCTGGTCCGTTTAATGAATTGGTGGAGATTTATAAACGTCTAGAAGTCCATTATCGAGACATGCAAGATATGGAGTTCACTGTTCAGGAGGGGGTGTTGTGGATACTTCAAACCCGTGCGGGCAAACGCACAACGCGGGCGGCTCTTAAAATTGCAGTGGATATGGTAGATGAGGGGTTGATTAATAAGGCAGAGGCTGTGCGTCGGATTGCACCATCGTCTCTTGAGCAATTATTGCATCCGGCGCTAGACCCTGATGCTTCCCGTGAGGTTATAGCAACAGGGTTGCCTGCTTCACCGGGGGCAGCAAGTGGTGAGATTGTATTTCATGCCGGGCGGGCGGAAGATTTAGCCCGACAGGGGCGCAAGGTTATTTTGGTGCGGGTGGAAACAAGCCCGGAGGATATCCACGGAATGCACGTAGCCGAAGGCATTTTGACAACACGGGGCGGTATGACAAGTCATGCAGCGGTTGTAGCGCGAGGCATGGGCAAGCCGTGTGTTTCGGGCGCGGGGTTGTTGCAGGTAGATTATGGGGAAGAGATTTTACGTGCTGGAGATTTAGTCTTTAGGGGTGGTGATCTTATCACCATTGATGGTACAGCTGGACAAGTTCTAAAAGGTGAAGTGCCGCGAGAGCCTGTTAGCTTGTCAGAAGATTTTGAGCGATTGATGGCATGGGCCGATGGGTATCGGCGTATGAAAGTGCGTGCTAATGCAGAAACCCAGGGTGATGTGGAAACAGCGTTGCGGTTTGGAGCAGAGGGTATTGGCTTGTGTCGTACTGAGCACATGTTTTTTGATCAGAATCGTATTTTGACGGTGCGCCGGATGATATTGGCTCGCAACGAAGAAGAGCGGCGCGGGCCGTTGGCAGAAATATTGCCGATGCAGCGTGATGATTTCACTATTCTGTTCCGTCACATGGTGGGACTGCCGGTAACTATTCGCTTGTTGGACCCGCCTTTGCATGAGTTTTTGCCACGCACCAGCGAAGAGGTACAAGAGATCGCTAATGCTCTTGGAATTTCTCCTGCTGAGGCCCGTCAGAAAGTTGCATCTCTTTCAGAGTATAATCCTATGCTGGGGCACAGAGGCTGCCGTCTTGGTATTAGTTTTCCCGACATTTATGAAATGCAGGCTCGTGCTATTTTTGAGGCAGCCCATATTGTTATGCAGGAAACAGGAGAGGTCATAATTCCTGAAATTATAATACCTCTTGTGGCCATGCGTGAGGAATTTGATGCCCTAAAAGAGTGTATTGCAGAGGTAGCGTGCACTGTGGCGCAGGAGTGTAACACTTCGGTTGAGTATCTAGTGGGCGTCATGATTGAACTGCCTCGTGCAGCTTTGCGGGCTGGTGATATTGCTCGCTCGGCGGCGTTCTTTTCTTTTGGTACTAATGATTTAACTCAGACGGTTTATGGTATCAGTCGAGATGATTCGGCCGGATTTCTCAATGATTATGCCGCCCGTAACATTATGGCTCGTGATCCGTTTGTATCGCTTGATACGGAGGGGGTAGGGGAGTTAGTGTCTTTGGCGCTAGAAAGGGGGCGGGCAGCGCGGTCTGACTTGAAAGCTGGTATCTGCGGGGAGCATGGGGGTGATGCGGACTCTATTCACTTTTGTGAAGAGATAGGTCTGGATTATGTATCCTGTTCTCCTTACCGTATTCCTATCGCTCGGTTGGCGGCCGCTCATGCGGCTTTGAATAAAGATAACCTTCTTCGGGATGCAACTGAATAA
- a CDS encoding SDR family oxidoreductase: MTLQDNPAIFITGAATGIGRATAQLFSKEGWFTGLYDIDGTGLEQLSDKLGVDKCHTQPLDVTDNDEFNEAINNFSVHTGGRMDVLFNNAGILHIGPFDTVSLDKQLATIDVNVKGVVIGIHNSLACLRHTAQVHGSAHIVSMSSASAVYGVPDFSVYSATKFAVRAITESLSIELEKDNILVHDIMPAFVDTGMVRNQMHPSAILDQMGYSHEPDDIARLVHTAVQGDTVHHYGSKGVQTSDRLSSLLPRLARRRMQRISGY, translated from the coding sequence ATGACCCTTCAAGATAACCCAGCAATTTTTATCACCGGAGCAGCCACCGGTATCGGACGAGCTACGGCGCAATTATTTTCTAAAGAGGGCTGGTTTACAGGGCTTTATGATATTGATGGCACGGGTCTAGAGCAACTATCTGACAAGCTAGGAGTAGATAAGTGCCACACCCAACCTCTTGATGTAACAGACAATGATGAATTTAATGAGGCAATAAACAATTTTTCCGTACACACAGGTGGACGTATGGACGTTCTTTTTAACAATGCGGGTATCCTACATATAGGACCGTTTGATACGGTATCACTGGACAAACAATTGGCAACCATAGATGTCAACGTAAAAGGTGTTGTTATCGGTATTCACAATTCTCTTGCGTGTCTACGCCATACGGCACAGGTTCATGGGAGCGCCCATATTGTGAGTATGTCATCGGCATCAGCCGTTTATGGGGTGCCAGATTTTTCCGTTTATTCAGCCACCAAGTTTGCGGTGCGAGCCATTACCGAGTCTCTTTCTATTGAACTGGAGAAAGATAACATTCTCGTCCACGACATTATGCCCGCCTTTGTAGATACTGGTATGGTGCGTAACCAGATGCATCCCTCGGCAATCCTTGACCAAATGGGTTACAGCCATGAGCCTGATGATATTGCCCGTCTTGTCCATACCGCTGTTCAAGGCGATACAGTGCATCATTATGGCTCAAAAGGTGTGCAGACATCAGATCGGCTATCATCTCTGTTACCGCGTTTGGCACGGCGACGCATGCAAAGGATCTCTGGCTATTAG